The Salinispora tropica CNB-440 genome has a window encoding:
- a CDS encoding DUF5130 family protein, producing the protein MTVGEMQPSSETAAPPELDGPFSTRQLLRVDEAMRLADQSTGLTFSIFVGGLDEPVREEAERLHRQLADPDRSVLIAISPNQRQLEIVTGRHARKRIPDTYVRLAALSMVAAFGGGDLTGGIVTGLDQLASHAGKGC; encoded by the coding sequence GTGACCGTTGGTGAGATGCAGCCGTCGTCCGAGACGGCCGCCCCGCCGGAGCTGGACGGCCCGTTCTCGACCCGCCAGCTGCTCCGCGTTGACGAGGCCATGCGCCTGGCCGACCAGAGCACCGGGCTGACCTTCTCGATTTTCGTCGGTGGCCTCGACGAGCCGGTCCGGGAGGAAGCCGAGCGGCTGCACCGCCAGCTCGCCGACCCCGACCGGTCGGTCCTGATCGCGATCTCGCCGAATCAGCGGCAGCTGGAGATCGTCACCGGCCGGCACGCCCGCAAGCGCATCCCGGACACGTACGTGCGGCTCGCCGCGCTGTCGATGGTGGCTGCCTTCGGCGGCGGCGACCTGACCGGTGGCATCGTTACCGGCCTGGACCAGCTGGCCAGCCACGCCGGCAAGGGCTGCTGA